From a region of the Candidatus Polarisedimenticolaceae bacterium genome:
- a CDS encoding DUF1573 domain-containing protein, with amino-acid sequence MNVHRTSPGVFLAVACLFLGADTPENPAPRTRWEHTTHDFGTLAADAKVDYRWPVHNDGTAPLEIVNTFPSCGCTASLIEGGPIAPGKSGSLLVTFNAAGQQGDVRKTIAVVTTDPAKPRTILTIKAKVLPPANPRVSAGHPPIQGQSLLGAGCAECHAKPAAGKTGEPLFAAVCAMCHGADANGGLANGLRDADYLASRDDRALADAIAFGTANPRMPGFSVDMGGPLTPAQIDSIVRQLRAWGPVSRRPAAAPPAPR; translated from the coding sequence ATGAACGTGCATCGGACCTCCCCCGGGGTCTTTCTCGCGGTCGCGTGCCTGTTCCTCGGAGCCGACACGCCGGAAAACCCGGCGCCGAGAACCCGGTGGGAGCACACCACCCACGACTTCGGAACGCTGGCGGCGGATGCGAAGGTCGACTACCGCTGGCCCGTCCACAACGACGGCACGGCCCCGCTCGAGATCGTGAACACGTTTCCTTCCTGCGGCTGCACCGCTTCGCTGATCGAGGGAGGCCCCATCGCTCCCGGGAAGAGCGGTTCGCTGCTCGTGACCTTCAACGCGGCCGGCCAGCAGGGAGACGTGCGGAAGACGATCGCCGTGGTGACCACCGACCCCGCGAAACCGCGCACGATCCTCACGATCAAGGCGAAGGTCCTCCCTCCCGCGAACCCCCGCGTCTCCGCCGGCCATCCGCCGATCCAGGGGCAATCGCTGCTCGGCGCGGGCTGCGCCGAATGCCACGCGAAGCCGGCGGCCGGGAAAACCGGCGAGCCGCTCTTCGCCGCCGTCTGCGCGATGTGCCACGGCGCCGACGCGAACGGGGGCCTCGCGAACGGGCTGCGCGACGCGGATTACCTCGCGTCGCGGGACGACCGCGCCCTCGCCGACGCGATCGCGTTCGGGACCGCGAACCCGCGCATGCCGGGGTTCTCGGTCGACATGGGCGGTCCTCTCACGCCCGCTCAGATCGACTCGATCGTCCGGCAGCTGCGCGCGTGGGGCCCCGTCTCCCGGCGGCCCGCCGCGGCCCCCCCCGCCCCCCGTTGA
- a CDS encoding NAD-dependent deacylase has protein sequence MSDDAVTRAADAIVRARKAAALTGAGVSTESGIPDFRSPGGLWSVFDPMEYATLACFREEPAKAWTLFRALGRSCVDRRPNAGHLALAALESEGWIAGVVTQNIDGLHQAAGSRRVLEIHGNGERLRCPTCGRSTPFERSHLEEDAPLPRCAACGSILKPDVVLFGEQTQATQAIAELVSGCEVLLVVGTSANVVPAAWLPDQVRAHGGRLVEFNLERCLDADVFVPGPVGTTLPATVDAVAKLAHGGRA, from the coding sequence GTGAGCGACGATGCCGTAACCCGCGCCGCAGACGCGATCGTGCGCGCCCGCAAGGCCGCCGCGCTGACCGGAGCCGGGGTCTCCACCGAGAGCGGGATCCCCGACTTCCGGAGCCCCGGCGGACTGTGGTCGGTCTTCGACCCGATGGAGTACGCGACGCTGGCGTGTTTCCGGGAGGAGCCGGCGAAGGCGTGGACGCTGTTCCGCGCGCTGGGGAGGAGCTGCGTCGACCGGCGACCGAACGCGGGCCATCTGGCGCTCGCGGCGCTCGAATCGGAAGGGTGGATCGCCGGCGTCGTGACGCAGAACATCGACGGTCTGCACCAGGCGGCCGGCTCCCGGCGAGTCCTCGAGATCCACGGAAACGGCGAGCGGTTGCGTTGTCCGACTTGCGGCCGGTCGACTCCGTTCGAGCGGTCCCACCTCGAGGAGGACGCCCCGCTGCCCCGCTGCGCGGCGTGCGGCTCGATCCTGAAGCCCGATGTGGTCCTGTTCGGTGAGCAAACCCAGGCCACGCAGGCGATCGCCGAGCTCGTTTCCGGATGCGAGGTGCTGCTCGTCGTGGGCACGTCGGCGAACGTGGTCCCCGCGGCGTGGCTCCCGGATCAGGTGCGCGCGCACGGCGGCCGCCTGGTCGAATTCAACCTCGAGCGCTGCCTGGACGCCGACGTCTTCGTCCCCGGGCCGGTCGGCACGACCCTCCCGGCGACGGTCGACGCGGTCGCGAAGCTGGCCCACGGAGGACGCGCGTGA
- the mtgA gene encoding monofunctional biosynthetic peptidoglycan transglycosylase, whose amino-acid sequence MARRKRTRPLRRLVLVTLLIVGVWLGVEVLTWPDVAALRREDPTTTAFIERWKDRRREAGMRADVDRRVVPYSRISAHLKRAVLVGEDVNFFSHHGFEVAEMKVALREALDDRELPRGASTITQQLAKNLWLSPSRDPLRKVKEAILTRQLEAALPKRRILEVYLNVVEFGPGVYGAEAAARRYFGKPAAELDEPEAAALAAALPNPDGWNPSTGSRTAAARREKLLRRMARAEFLWREI is encoded by the coding sequence ATGGCTCGAAGGAAACGAACCCGGCCGCTGCGGCGCCTCGTCCTCGTCACGCTCCTGATCGTCGGGGTGTGGCTCGGCGTCGAGGTCCTCACCTGGCCCGACGTGGCGGCGCTTCGCCGCGAAGACCCGACCACCACCGCGTTCATCGAGCGTTGGAAGGACCGGCGGCGCGAGGCGGGGATGCGCGCCGACGTCGACCGGCGGGTCGTGCCCTATTCGCGGATCTCGGCGCACCTGAAGCGCGCGGTGCTCGTGGGCGAGGACGTGAACTTCTTCTCGCACCACGGATTCGAGGTCGCCGAGATGAAGGTCGCGCTCCGCGAGGCCTTGGACGACCGCGAGCTCCCGCGCGGCGCCTCGACGATCACCCAGCAGCTGGCCAAGAACCTCTGGCTTTCGCCCTCCCGCGACCCGCTCCGGAAGGTCAAGGAAGCCATCCTGACCCGCCAGCTCGAGGCGGCCCTCCCGAAGCGACGGATCCTCGAGGTCTACCTCAACGTGGTCGAGTTCGGTCCCGGCGTCTACGGCGCGGAAGCGGCCGCCCGCCGCTACTTCGGCAAGCCCGCGGCGGAGCTCGACGAGCCGGAGGCGGCCGCGCTCGCGGCGGCGCTACCCAACCCGGACGGGTGGAATCCGTCGACGGGAAGCCGGACCGCCGCGGCCCGTCGGGAGAAGCTCCTGCGTCGCATGGCCCGGGCGGAGTTCCTCTGGCGGGAGATCTGA